The Mycoplasmopsis caviae sequence TAATAAAATAATGGCAGATTTAGAACAAAATGGTCCTTATAAAAATAACTTGATTGACACAATGTTAAGATTACGCTTTGCTGGAATTAAAGACTCAGCAATGGAAACACTAATTAAAGCCAATGTCTTTAGAGATTTTGGCCACACTAAACATATTCTTCAATGTGATGGTCAAATTAAAGATATTTTTAAGGTTTTATCTTCACATAGCACTTATAAAGAGGCAATTTCTGACATTGAAAAAATGGGATACTTTAATATAACATTTGATGAAGAGATCAAGCGAGATATATTTTACGAAATGGACAATGAAACAGCCCTTTTGGGCGAATTATACAATGCTTATAGTACAAGCGAATATGAGGCTAAATATCAAAATAAATTAATAACAATTACAACTTCAACACCAACAAAAGTGGCTGTTGAAGTTGCGGATTTAAGAAAACCAAGAGGTAAGGAATTCAGCATACTTGAATTAAGAGATAGTACAACAAAATTAACATTTTTTGTAAGCAATAAAACACTTGCTAATAATTTCACTCTTAAAAAAGGTCAAATAATTGAAGCTACAATTAGTTTTAATAGAAACAAACACATTTTGCTTGGATGGAAGGGAATAAATTAATGAAAAAAGATAAATTTTTATTAATCGATGGGAATTATTTATTATTCTCTTCATTTTACGCTTCATATAATCAATATAATCCTGAAAGCACAATGCGTTCTCCACAAGGTATTACAACTAATGGAGTTCATGTTTTTTTAATAACATTAAGTAAGTTATTAGCTTATTTTAAACCTAAATATTTATTTATTGCTTTTGATGCTTTTGGAAAAACAAAAAGACACCAAAGTTATCAGGATTATAAAGCCGGTCGAATGAAAGCTCCAACAATCATTTTTGAACAATTTAAAACAATTAAAGAAATTTTAACTAAACTAAATATTAAATGGTTTGAAAAAAGCGGTGATGAAGCTGATGATTTAATTGCAACACTTGCACAAAGTCAAGGATGTTTAAATTTGATTTTTTCAAAAGACAAGGATCTACTACAATTGGTTAATGGTAACACATGTGTTGTTAAAACAGTAAAAGAAGGTTTTAAGATTCATTATGAATTAGAAACCATTGATAATTTTGAATATATTTATGGTATCAAACCTAATCAAATTCCAGATTTTAAAGGACTTGCAGGTGATTCATCAGATAATCTAAAAGGTGTAAGCGGAATTGGTGAAAAAGGAGCAATTAAGTTAATTAATGAATATGGTTCTCTTGAAAATATTTACCAAAATATAGACCAAATTAAAGGAAAAACAAAGGATAAGTTAACTATTGATAAAGAACAAGCATATATGTGCAAAAGTTTAGCAACTCTAAATTTAAATGTTGAAATGGATAAAAACCTTTCAACATATCTTTTAAACTTTGACTGAGATAAAGGAATTGAACAAATGCAATATTATGGTTTAAATAGATGTGCTGAATTATTTGAAAAACTTAAATAAAATCGAGAATTGTTGAATGTTTTAACTTTTTGATTTTGAAGTCAAAACTAAGATAAAATTTATTACTACTAGTAACCCGCATTTTTCAATTTGTTGAAAAAATGTATAATTTATAAGTCTTAAAAATTTATCAAGAAAGGTGGATTTATAATATGAGCAAAAAAGAAATAATATTATTTTGGACAATGTTGTTAGTTGCCTTAATTGTTTTATGTCTTATTGATTGGTTGCCATTTTTTATGATTGATTTAACATATGCAAGTTCAAGTCTAAGAAAGTTACCGCCTTTAAAAATTTAATATGAAATTAGAATTTTGAAAAAATAGATACATCTATTCATTTATTGCTTTGCTTGCTATAAATTTAATATGAATTACTTGCATAATAATCAATATTTCAGTTACAGGTGGAGATTTTACAAAAGGAATAAATGATAAATTTATTACATTACGGCTATCAAATTTATGACTATATATTTTTGTTAAATTAACTTCATTTGTTTTATTATATTTACCTTTTGGTCTTTTACTAATACAAGGCATAAAATACATAAAGAGAACAAGCAATAAGACTTTCAAGAAGTTTTTTGCTCTTACAATGACAATAGCAACAACCGAATCATTAGTAGTAGTTTTATATTTTGACTACATTGCTATGTATATGACTATGCAACTTGTTTTTCTTATATTTCATATCTTGCTATTAATGCTAACTATTATAAGTTTCTTGATTTTTATTAAAAAACAACAAGATTTTGCAAACAAAAAAGTTTGAGAATAAATTGAAAAATAAAAAAGTGAAGTGTCATTGTTTATTAAACTTCACTTTTTTATTTTATTGCTTAAGTAACTTATTAACTTTAAGTTAATTATGTTTTATAATTATGAGCAATTAAACTTATAACTTAGGATGGTTTTAATATGAATAATGAAAATATTTTAAATTCACAACAACTGAAACAAAAAGAACAAACCTTAGAACTCTTTTGAGAATTCAAGGAATTATGTGATAAACATAATTTAAAGTACTCAATTGCGTATGGAACAGCATTAGGTGCAGTACGTGAGAATAAGATGATTCCTTGGGATACTGACATCGATGTCTTTATTACAAAAGAAACCTATGATTTTTTATTAAAAGAGTATCCTGAAAAGTTTTTGAATAATAATAAGCGCTGATATATGTTAACTTTTCCAAGGTTTGTTAAATCACAAGAAGACATTGTCATCAAAAACCAATATCCTGTTTATCTTGACCTATTCATATTACAAAAATCATCATACAAACGAATTAAAAAATATAATTCATCATTTTTTAATAAATTAAGATGCTTAAAATCTATTGGCTGAGTTTCATATCACTTTAGAAATGTATTTTGAACATGAGTAGCAAAGATATTTATCTTTTTATTTTTGTTTTGAGTTCCTAAATTAACAATTAAATCTAGTCTTAAACAACTTGCTGCAAAAAAGAATGAATGGCAAGTAGTTTATGTAGCTAATTGTTGACCGCTTTCAAATCCTAATTATTATATGAATTCAGTTGTTCCTATTGATGACTTTGACAATCTCTGTGAGATTGAATTTGAAAATAAAAGGGTCAAAATTATAAGAAATGTTGAAAATCACTTGATAACAACCTATGGAAGTGATTGAAGAATTCCAAAAGTTACAAAACACGCAATTTATTATGGTTATTTTGAAATGAGTAATAAATAATTAATAAAGGAGAAAATTATGCAAAAAGTTGATAATGCTATTATCTTCGCAGCTGGAAAAGGTACTAGAATGAGTCCTTTAACTCAATATACGCCAAAACCATTAATAAAAGTTTTTGGCGAGCATATGATTGAAAGAAACATAAAGTTCCTTATCGAATCTGGTATTAAAAAAATCTATGTAGTTGTTGGATATCTTGCTGAACAATTTGAGTTTTTAAAAGAAAAATATCCTAACTTGACAATTATTAAGAATGACTCATATGATGTAACAAACAATATAAGTTCACTATTTGTATCAAAAGAATTTTGATCTAATACTTTATATATGGATGGCGATATATATTTAAGAGAAAATATTTTTCCTAAATTAATTGAATTAATTAAGAAAAACAAGACATCAATAGCTTTTAGTCAAATATACAAAAAACATTCACCAGAATGGTCATATAAAACCGACCCAAATAATTTTGTCAAGTTTCATGAATTAGAAAAAGATGCATTCAATATGAACGTTTGAAGCGGTTTTCTTTATTTAAATAAAAAAACAAGTGATGAAGTTAAACATAAACTAGATGTCTTTTATGAAAAAAATAAGCAATCTTATCTTGAGAGTTTCTTTTGAACACTTGAAAATAAATTTAAACATGTGGCACTTGATGATGTTGAGATTGATGAACTTGACAGTTTTGATGACTTAATTTCTATTGATTCAAGTTATAAAAGTCACCAAAACACAATTTTATTTACGCCCGGCCCAGTTAATAATTTTGATGAAGTTACTTCAATATTAGGTGAAAGTGTAATTCATCACCATTCTCAACTATTTTCATACTATATGAGCGAAACAACAAAACTTATGAAAGAATTTTTTAAAACTGAAAGCGGACTTCCTCTTTTTTTAACAGCATCTGCTACTGGTGTTATGGAAGCAATGGCTCTTAACAGTGTTGAAAAAGGCGACAGAGTTTTAGTTATTGAAGCTGGAGATTTTGGTAAGAGAATGGAAATCATCCTGAGAAAAATTTTAGATGATTCTGATCTTTGTGTTTTAAGTTATCCAGATGGTCAAACATACAATTTAAGTGAAGTTGAAAACACAATAAGAAATAATAAATTTAAATCAATATTTATAACCCATCATGAAACTTCAACAGGTGTGCTCCACGATATCAAAAAAATTTCTGACTTGATTCAAAAATATTGTCCAGAAACACTATTTTTAGTTGATACTGTAAGCTCATTTATTCATGAAGAAATCGAGTTTGATAAGTGAAAAATCGATGCTGCATTAGCAACAAGTGGTAAGGGATTTTGTGTTATGCCTGGACTAAGTTGCATTGTGCTCTCTGAAAGAATGCAACAAGTTGTTAAGAAAAATAAAAATGTTAAATTCTACTTTGATTTAGCTTCTTATATTAAATACTATGAAGAACAACACTCAACTCCTTATACCCCTGCAAGTTCAATTCTAATTGCACTAAATGCTTCATTAAAAGTTATGAAGAACCTAACTCTAAAGAAAATGAATGAAAGAAGAAAACAAATTTATGAATATATAAGGAGCGTTCTTGTAGATGATTTAGGTTTTAAGGACGCAGTAAGCAGTAACTCAATTACTCATGGTTTATTAGTGTTAAATTTACCTAATGGATATGATGCTGAGATATTAAGAAATTCAATTGAATACAAGGAAAATATTTATTTTGAATTAGGCCGTGCTGAGCGAAGACATAGCCAAATCAGAATTGGAATTCCTAATACAATTAATATGAGAAAAGCAGTGTTTCTTGTTGAGAAAATCAAGGAGCATCTAGAAGAGGCAAAAATTTAATTCACATAACATTTTCTTGACTTTGACACTTTAGAAATTCATTTTTTAAAAAAGCCTATAAAATAGGCTTTTATGGAAAGTCTATTATTTAGATTCTAGTAAAACAGGGCCTAATTCATCGACTTTTCCCCATTTAGGAATTATTTGATAACCTAATGATTCTCTTAAATTTGTGTAATCTTCTGGTTCTCTAACTCTTAAAAAGTATTTTTCTTTCTTGTCTAAACTCTCAATAAGTACTATTTTTACCTTTCTCAATGCATCAACAATTCTGTCGGTTGTTAAACTGTTATTAGCCAATGAACTTAATGAAAATTCTATGAATCTTTCAATAACTAATGCTAAATAACAAATCATAAAATGTCCTTCAATTGTTTTTTCTTTTGACAAATAAACTGGTCTAGTTTCAAAAGTTGTTTTTAAAATCCTAAATGATTCTTCAATCTTTCATAAATTTGAATATGTTCTTATTACTGTTTCAATGCTTAAATTTTTGTTGCTTGTATATATTCCGTAAAATCCATCTCATCTTGCATCATCTATAATTTTTCTTCATTTAATGAAATTTCTCCAACAGAATAGTTGACATATTTTTTGCCACCTTTTTTAATTCACTCATGGCTTTTGAGCCATTTTTTCAACACAACTTTTGGCTTTTTTAATCAGTCTTTCTCTATCACTTTGATCTTTTTTCTTCTTTTTCTGAAAAACTTAAAATTAAATTTCCATCTAATGAATTATCAAGTACTAATTCATCCTTAATTTTTTAGTTAATGGTGCTTTTTTACATAAAAACCATCAACTGCTTGCTCATATGTAGCAAGGTCTATAATGCCAGGAACAAGGTTCTTATTTCCTTTAATTTTGTGAGACATTATGAACTCAAAACCATCTTTTTAAGTTCTAAAAGATTAGGACCAGAGTTTAATCCTCTGTCTGCAATAACAGTAATATTTTCAATACCTAATTTTTCCTTAACTTCCTTTATAAAAGGGACAAAAGTTTTAAAATCACTTGTATTTCCGGCAAACAATTTGTAGGCAATTGGAATTCCATAAGCATCAATCATCATCCCAAGAACAACCTGTACATTATTAATTTTTGCATCCTTAGAAAACCCGTAATCTAACAAATCGTTTTTTCTATACTTTCAAAGTAAACAGTTGTAACATCGTAAAATGTTTCTTTTAGGTTTCTATCAAATAGTTTGGCTAATTTTTTGTTGATATGTTCAATGATATCTAGCCTTTCATCACACAAAATTTCAAGGCTTCTGTAGATTGATTTAAGGGTGTCATCATTCTTTATTGTATACTCATCAAAAATATTAAATGTTTTACTTTTTGAACAAGGTTTTAAAAATCTCATTGCGACTAAATTTTGGACAATATTGTTCAAATCGTATTTGATTCTCTTCATATTCTTTGATTTCTCAAAATATTTATCTAGGTCTAACTTTCGGTAAACATTGTTTAGTATTAAATTGCCATAATTTAAAACTTCTAATTCATTCTGATATTTATTGTGTATCTTGTTTTCATCTCTAATATCATATTCACCGTCAATGCTATCGTCAGATAAAACATCTTTAAATGTCCCAAGCATTCTGCCTAAAAGTACTTCTTTTCTTCCTTATCTTTTGAATACTTTTTAAATTCATTTCTCAGGTTTTCTAAAAAATTAGGATCGTTTTCTTCTAATTTGGATAATAATCCCAAATTTTGGACAACCTTATGTTTACAAGATTTGCTTTCTTTATCTCAATAACTTTTCACAATATTAACATATTCTTTATTTCTAACTCTAATAACTTTAACAAACATAATTATATTATACTATGTTTTACTAGAATTACAAGAAAAAATAAAAAATTCATATACTATGTATATGAGCCTTATTTTCAATGTGTTTTAATGGCCAAAGTGTCAAAGTCAAGAGGCAAAAATTTAATTCACATAACATTTTGCAACAAGAAAATATTAAAAATCACCAATAAAAGTGATTTTATTTTTTACCCTTTCTATAAAACTTAGCCATATCATATCAGCCGAGATGTTCACCTGAGCGAAATTTAATTGGCGTTCTTCAGTTCTTGCCATAATTGTGTTCAAAAACTTTTTCATAATCCTTAACAATGTTGATTTTGATATCTTCAAAATCAACTTTTATGGTATCCAGAAGATCAATATCTTTATATGTGTTTTCTTTCATTTCTTTTTTAGAAATAAAACTTATTACATGAGTTATTTTTGAATCAGGTTCATATAATTCATTATAAGCATCAACAAAGGTTATTTTTTTTGTTACTCAGGTTCATCATAAAAAACATTTAATTAATTTAAGACCCCAAAGTCCTTTTAGGATTGGCCTATGTGTAAAATTATGGGCAAACCTTATTTTATTAGTTAATCTATTAAACTTTTTTAGTTTCTTTTCAGTTGTTGGTACAGTGACGAAAAGGTCTATAAAACAGGCATTTTCGCTATTTTTATTTTCTAATGAAAATTTAGGAAAAATCATTGGGCTTTTCTGTGTTTCATTATCAACAATATATTCATTGTAATTTTTCTTTAGGAATTCATATGTTTCTTTTGATATTAAAAAATCAGCATCATCATCTCAAGGTATAAAACCTTTGTGCCTAATAGCACCTAATGCAGTCCCGAAAAAAGCACTATATTTTAAATTGTGCTTGTCGCATATTTCGACAAATTTCTTAATTACTTCATAAACTTTTAACTGCTTTTCATTTAACTTATTCATTATTGACCTTTTCTTAAATATTTTTATGCAATTGTTATTTTATTATAACAATAATTGTG is a genomic window containing:
- a CDS encoding transposase, producing the protein MLDYGFSKDAKINNVQVVLGMMIDAYGIPIAYKLFAGNTSDFKTFVPFIKEVKEKLGIENITVIADRGLNSGPNLLELKKMVLSS
- the mf1 gene encoding diacylglycerol cholinephosphotransferase Mf1, which encodes MNNENILNSQQLKQKEQTLELFWEFKELCDKHNLKYSIAYGTALGAVRENKMIPWDTDIDVFITKETYDFLLKEYPEKFLNNNKRWYMLTFPRFVKSQEDIVIKNQYPVYLDLFILQKSSYKRIKKYNSSFFNKLRCLKSIGWVSYHFRNVFWTWVAKIFIFLFLFWVPKLTIKSSLKQLAAKKNEWQVVYVANCWPLSNPNYYMNSVVPIDDFDNLCEIEFENKRVKIIRNVENHLITTYGSDWRIPKVTKHAIYYGYFEMSNK
- the mf1 gene encoding diacylglycerol cholinephosphotransferase Mf1; the encoded protein is MNKLNEKQLKVYEVIKKFVEICDKHNLKYSAFFGTALGAIRHKGFIPWDDDADFLISKETYEFLKKNYNEYIVDNETQKSPMIFPKFSLENKNSENACFIDLFVTVPTTEKKLKKFNRLTNKIRFAHNFTHRPILKGLWGLKLIKCFLWWTWVTKKITFVDAYNELYEPDSKITHVISFISKKEMKENTYKDIDLLDTIKVDFEDIKINIVKDYEKVFEHNYGKNWRTPIKFRSGEHLGWYDMAKFYRKGKK
- a CDS encoding aminotransferase class V-fold PLP-dependent enzyme — protein: MQKVDNAIIFAAGKGTRMSPLTQYTPKPLIKVFGEHMIERNIKFLIESGIKKIYVVVGYLAEQFEFLKEKYPNLTIIKNDSYDVTNNISSLFVSKEFWSNTLYMDGDIYLRENIFPKLIELIKKNKTSIAFSQIYKKHSPEWSYKTDPNNFVKFHELEKDAFNMNVWSGFLYLNKKTSDEVKHKLDVFYEKNKQSYLESFFWTLENKFKHVALDDVEIDELDSFDDLISIDSSYKSHQNTILFTPGPVNNFDEVTSILGESVIHHHSQLFSYYMSETTKLMKEFFKTESGLPLFLTASATGVMEAMALNSVEKGDRVLVIEAGDFGKRMEIILRKILDDSDLCVLSYPDGQTYNLSEVENTIRNNKFKSIFITHHETSTGVLHDIKKISDLIQKYCPETLFLVDTVSSFIHEEIEFDKWKIDAALATSGKGFCVMPGLSCIVLSERMQQVVKKNKNVKFYFDLASYIKYYEEQHSTPYTPASSILIALNASLKVMKNLTLKKMNERRKQIYEYIRSVLVDDLGFKDAVSSNSITHGLLVLNLPNGYDAEILRNSIEYKENIYFELGRAERRHSQIRIGIPNTINMRKAVFLVEKIKEHLEEAKI
- a CDS encoding 5'-3' exonuclease, which encodes MKKDKFLLIDGNYLLFSSFYASYNQYNPESTMRSPQGITTNGVHVFLITLSKLLAYFKPKYLFIAFDAFGKTKRHQSYQDYKAGRMKAPTIIFEQFKTIKEILTKLNIKWFEKSGDEADDLIATLAQSQGCLNLIFSKDKDLLQLVNGNTCVVKTVKEGFKIHYELETIDNFEYIYGIKPNQIPDFKGLAGDSSDNLKGVSGIGEKGAIKLINEYGSLENIYQNIDQIKGKTKDKLTIDKEQAYMCKSLATLNLNVEMDKNLSTYLLNFDWDKGIEQMQYYGLNRCAELFEKLK